The genomic interval GGATCCTTCTTCCCATGGTTTGATATTAGAGGGAATTTCTTCAAATATTTCTTCACTGCCATTAATGTTACCACTACCAACTCCGCTACTGCCACTCTGATCGTCCCTGTTAGCATCAATACCGATATTCCTGTCATCTTCTCTTCCCCTGTCATTCCACCACCAGCCATTACCACCGTTATGGCTATCATCGTGAAAAGGAAAACCAAATAGCATAAATGATAACATGAATGCTATAGGTGGAATAATCATAATTGTCAGTAACATGATAATGAACAACTTTTTTGTTTTGTTTAGTTGATCGATTATCCCATCCATTATAAAGAAAATACTAGAATCTGATCTTTCTTTATCATTGTTATTAGGTTTTGATTTACTCAATTTACTCTTCTCCTTTCTCTCCTTTTACCTTTTCATTTCTTGGAAATAATTCCTCATATGGTGCAAGAATTTCATTTAGAATCAATCTTCCTCTTTCTGAAATTTTGTAATTGATTATGATTTTACTACCCCATGTTTGTTCCATTCGGGCTATCAAATCCTTGTGGACCATATCATCCAAAATCTCTTTGTGTTTTACATTATTCAATCCACAGTAGCTCATGAGTTTGCTTTGATTGATTTCGCCATATTCACAAAGTTTCAAGAGAATATCCTTCCTGATAAATATTCGATCACGGTATTCATGAACCACAATGAATCAATCAACAAAGACTTTGTTTGCATTCCACCTTAAACTTTTATCTAATTCAAGAACCTCTGATTTGCTTGTTTTTTTCTCCTTGAAAAATAAACATGATGCTGCTGCTGCTGTTGTTGTTGTTGCGGATATGTGAAAAGCATGTGATTTCATCTTATCAAGGACATCTTAATCAAAGTAAATAAAATACATTGGGTAACAAAGTTACGTCTCATAGGTCCAGAATGGTTAATATGGCTAGGATGAATGGTTACTGAATGACAAAATCAGAAAAATCCTTATCAACAAAGATCGGGATATCTAAAAAATCAACAATCTATTTAGTAGCAATGGCAATTGCAGTAACGATAATGTTTTCTACTCTTATGGGTACCTCTACTACTGCTACCGTTGACACTCATTTGGCATATGCTCAAGGTAAAACCACAGATACTATTAATGCCTCAAAAATAGTAAATGCATCAAAGGATGAGGTGTGGAAAATAATTTCTGACCTGGATAAGAATCCGAATTACTGGCCCATCACAGTAATAGATGTTATTAGCAAAACCAACAGTAGTCTTGAGAGGGAAGTCACTGTTCCCGCTCCCCCATTTATGGACAACAAGGCTTTTCAGACTATAGAAATTATACCAGAACAGTATAAGGTTGTCGAAAATCAGACACAGGGCGCAGTTACTGGTGTAAAGACTATAAGCCTCAATCAAGTAGGAACGGATTCAAACAAAACTGAAATCAATATTCTTTGGAATCTAGACATGTCCAATATACCAAGCATAGGACAAGGATTTGCAAAGAATGGGATTAGCAATTCTGTAGATGATGCTCTTGACGAAATGGGAAAAGCTCTTCCTTAATAACCTAGTTTGTTATGATTGAGAGTATTTAAAATAATCTTAAATCTCAATATAGGTTTTGGGGTAAGGGTTATAGAAAACTGGTCCAATCCGCGATTACCCTATTTTTTTTGCTCTTGTTTCATATTATTTTTGAGTCAAAGAGGTGCAAATTCTCATGCCTTAACTAATTTCCTGGATTCATCTAGCCAGCGACCATTACGCAGTTCAATTAATTTCTCAAACTGCAAATTTTAATTCAGTCACCACAATCGGATAAGAGGATCATAGATTCAATAATTCTTAATTAAATGTTCCTAGTAAAAATATCAATTCAATAAATCTAGTCTACATTTAATATAGTTTATTCGCATTATTATAATTAAGATGCACTGTCCCCATTGCACAATTGCATTTCAGCCACAAATGGAAAAAAGATGGCGATGGAACAAAAGAACAAAAGTGAATTACGAGATCTATCATCAGTTTTGTCCTGGATGCCAGCGACTTGTACTGGGTGTATTTGAATATTCAGACGAAGTTCCATCTCCAAAAGAGAATGAGATTATGGATAAATTAAAACTCCTAAAATTCTAATCTTTTTTTCGATACTTTTTTCATTGCTTAACTATTTTTTCGCTATATTGAGATTCATCATGCCTCCAGAATACGGCATATTAAATATATGTTAAGATTGCAAAATCTTGCAATTAATAGCCAAAAAATATGTTATATTTAGATTACGAATTTTTTTCTTATGTAGTACACCATATAGATTATAAATGATGATCAGAAACTAATATTCGGTCTATGGAATGTCCCCGCTGCTATCTAGAAATGCAATTGAGTGTGAAAAATAATGAGGAAGTTAGCAAATGTCCGGGATGTGAAGGATTGTGGTTAGATGCAGAAATTATAGACAATATATTTGATTTGAGTCTTGAGAGATGTGATAATTATACTGAGAATAAAGTCGAGGAGACCGTTCCAAAAAACCCACCACGCGAGAAAGATTATTACTTTTATAAGAGACCATTTAATGAAAATGCAAATCCTGATGATGTAATCGGTTTTGAATAAACAACCATCCCATTTGCGATAGTAACAAAAATTATCTAAGTTGCTTTATGACTAATCATTCACTCACTTCTGCCTTCACCTAGGGGACGGATCTTATTCCAATCAGATGAATTACTGTCGTATTCTTTAATAGGTTTGCTTGGATCAAAACCTGGTTGATTAAATTCAGTAGCATTTCCTATGGTATTATTCAATGCTTTCTCTTGACCTACTGTTACGTTATCTTCTGAAAACGTCATATTTCCCTTTCCAGGCAAAAAGGACACATCTGCGTTGCTGTCAGACTTATTATCAAAAACTCCACCAGGACCACTAGAGGCGTATGCACTTATACCGGATGCTGTTAATAGTGGCACTATTAAAACCAAAAACAAAGTTCTAAACATGTTGTTGTTTGTGCATAAATTATTATATAGTTAGGTATTTTGTGCCCAGAAATATATTTTCACAGAAAGTCCATAGATTTTTCGCAATTAATATGACTTGTTTTTTACTTGAGAAACCTTGATGAATTTCGAATAACTAGAAAATAAAGTTGATCTTAATCCTTCATACTGTGATAAAGTTTACATCTGTTTAAACATATTATGAAATTCTTCATCAGTCATTTTCCTTTTTGCATCCATCCATTGCTCAACGTCTTGACCAGCCAAATATCTTAGTTTTGGATTATCAGCAGTTATTGATTCTAAGACTACTTTTGCAACATACTCTGGAGTGGAACTATTATTTTTCATTAATTCAGTAAAGTTCTTTTCCATGCTTCTCATAAAACCGTGGTATGGAGAATTTGAGTCTTGAGATTTTTTTGCCACTATGGTGGAATTAAAAAAGTTTGTCTTGATTACGCCAGGTTCCACCAAAACTGTTCTTATCCCAAAGGGTTCTAATTCATAGGACATTGATTCAGTCAATCCTTCTAGTGCAAATTTTGTACTAGCATATGATGAAAGTGTGGGAATACCAAATCTTCCAACTCCTGAACTAATATTTACAATTAGACCTGATTCTTGTTTTCTCATTATGGGAAGAACAGCTTGAGTAGTCCGTATTAATCCAAAGAAATTAGTTTCATACTGATCTTTCACCTCATCTATAGATGTATCTTCAAATGCACCAATCAAGCCATACCCCGCATTGTTGACGAGAATGTCTATTCTTCCTGTTTTATTATTTATGTTGGTGATAGCATCTTGAACTGAATTTGGGTTTGTCACATCCAGTTGTTCAAAATGTAATGATTGGAGGTTTTCGCTATCTGCAATGAATTTTAGTTCAGAAGCTTTATCCAAATTTCTCATGGTTGCAAATGTGTTGTAACCATTTCGAGCAAGAATGAGTGAAATTTCCTTACCTATCCCACTAGAACTGCCAGTTACAATTGCTGTCTTTTGATTCACAAGCGTAATTCTTACTAAAATTCATATAAATGTATCGGTCATCCGATACATTTGTATAAAAAGCTGTTTTAACATAAATCAAGTTTTTGAGTTAAATCAATTAGTAATGGTTATCTATACTTTTATAAAATTGACTTTCTAACTTTATTTCCAAGACAAGGTTTTGGATTCTAACGGCTTTCTTCCTGAAAATACAATGATTCTTGAGGGAGTGGAAAATGGCATCTCATACGGTACAAAGATATTCCATAACGCCCAAAAAGTACTTGACATTTGGTCAGATAAGAATGGACCTTCTGTTGCAATCGAATTTCCTGTCTATAAAGACAATTTTATCAAGACCAGAGAAAGAGGTGTCAAAATAAGATTCATTGTAGAGGTTACGAAAGATAATCTCCAATACTGTAAAGAATTAATAAATTGTGTTGATGAGTTAAGACATCTTGATGGTCTAAAGGGTGCCATGGCTGTGAGTGAATCAGAATTTGTGGCTACATCAGTTTTGAAAGAAAAACAATATGTTACTCAATTTTTGTATAGCAATAAGAAAGATATCGTAGAACAACAGCAATATATTTTTGATACGTTTTGGAAGCATTCGGTATCGGCAGACCTAAAGATAACAGAATTAGTAGAAGGTCATGAACCTATAAAGACAGAGATAATTGAAGATGTCAATGAAATTTCAAAAAGGATAATCAAACTTGCTGAAACATCTAATGAAATGCATATAAGTTCAACCATTGGGGGTATGCGGCTCATTTACCAAAACTATTTTGAGCTATACAAAAATGTAATGAAAAAACAAAGGAACGGAAAACATAATGGTATTCGATGGATGGTGTCAATCAGTTCAAATGAAGACATTCAGCTAATCCAGCGCTTTTTAGACGAAGGAATCAAAGTACGTCATACTCATCATGTGCCAAATCCCAGCTTTGCCCTGAGTGATAAAATGTTAAATTCCACTATTGAAAGAATGGAAGATGGAGTCATGGTAAACAATTTACTGAGTAGTAACGATCATTTGTATCTTGATCATTACAATACAATTTTTGAGGATTCATGGCATAATGCAATTGATGCTGAAGATAGAATAAATGATATCCAAAAAGGATACTATAGTAGTATCAAAGTTATCCCAAACCCGAAAGAATCACTTCAACTGATTTCTGATATGAGAAGTTTGGTGAAAAATGAAGTTCTAATTATCGTTCCTTCTGAAAATGGAATTCTGCGAATAGAGTCTTCTAATGGGTTTGAAGCTCTAAACGACATAGCAATGAAAGGGATTAAAGTTAAAGTGTTATATGCGGAAAATTCACTCAAAATGCACGAATATATTGATAACGTAAAATCAAAATGTTCTTTTATTCAATTTAGACGTTTACTATCTACATTCCAACATATCATGCGAATTACAATTCTTGACAGAGAAAAAACAATACTAATCGAAATTAAAGATGACACAAAACAAGATTACACAGCTGCAATGGGTTTGTCTTTATTAATTGATAGTAAATCCACTGCCCAATCTTATGCTTCAGTTTTTGATAATTTATGGAATCAATCTGAAATGTATGAACAATTACAAATGGCCTACGATAATCTAAAACAACACGAAATAAGACAACAGGAGTTTATAGACATTGTTGCACATGAACTTCGAGGTCCGCTAACGCCAATCATCGGTTTAGCCGAGTATATTAGAGACGAAACTATAAACTCTGACCAAAAAAAATTGCTAAATATTGTAATAAATAATTCAAAGAGATTACGTCTCTTGATCGAAAAAATATTGGACGTAACGCGAATCGATGGCAAATTGTACACACTTGAAATAACAAAATTTAGTATCAATCAACTAATCATTGATATAATTAAACAATTTGAAAATCATATTAAAGAGTCTGGAAATACATTGCATTTCAAATATGACAATGACTTTTGTAATAAAGATTATTTAATAAATGCAGATAGGGTAAAAATTGAACAGGTAATAAGTAATCTAATCGAAAATTCTATAAAGTTTCAATCGGATAAGGGAGCCTATATATTCTTACGTATTGAGCAGAAAGAGTTAATTGGTAATACAGATCTTTCTACAAATAAAAAACCATTTGTTTTAGTTTCTGTTATAGATAATGGCAAAGGCATAGACGCTGAAATACTTCCAAGACTATTTACCAAGTTTGCTTCAAAGTCCTTTCATGGAACAGGATTGGGACTATATTTATCTCGAAATATCATAGAAGCCCATGGAGGCAAGATTTGGGGAACAAATAATTCGAATGGAAAAGGTGGAGCTACTTTTAGTTTTAGTTTACCGTTAGCTGATTCTGCACAGGGTTTGCAGTTAGGTCGGTAGTTTTTTTTTGAAATTACTAAGGCAGAATCCCTTTGATGCTATCGCTACTGCAGATACCGGTTTTTTGGGAGCAGTCAGTCTAATTATCCTGTTTGGATTTTGAATTCTGATAGAAGACTAATTGATCTCGTTTGCATACTTTCATTCATTGATTTTTCAGCTAAAAAAATTATAATGTATAAAAACAATCATTTTCAGTAATTATATATGAGTCAAAAAGATAATGAACAAATTGATGCATCCTTACGAAATCTCTTTGAAGACAAAAATCTTGCTTTTGTAGCTACAATCATGAAAGACGGGTCTCCACAGATAACTCCTACGTGGGTAGACATTGATAACGACAACCAAATTCTTATCAACACTGCTGTTGGACGAATAAAACAGAAAAACGTAGCAAGAGATCCAAGAATTGCTGTATCAATTGCAGACAAGAATAATCCCTATCACATGGTAACCGTAAGAGGAGAAGTAGTTGATCAAATTACAGGAGAGCAGGCAGAAAAACACATTGATAAAATGGCAAAAAAATATCTAAACAAAGATAAATATCCATTTGGCACTCCGGGTGAAAAAAGAATTCTGTTGAAGGTAAAGCCTACTAAGGTAGGTTCTATGTAACACACACTATCAGTATCGACAAGAAACACACATATTTTTTTGAATAGACAAGTTACAAAAAAAGATCTCTTTGTTTAGGATGGTCAGTCAATTCGTAGATCAAGAATTATTGGATTAGATATTTTTCTTCTTCTTCTTCAAATAACTATCCAATTAGGTTTTTGTTACTATTACTGTAATATGGATATCAAAAAATCATCGCAGTAACACGGGCTGTGCATTTATGCGTGTTCGAAATAACGTATATGGTTTTATTCGTAAATCTTTTCCCCTATTATAGCGGGCCTGACGGTGTAATTGATTAGCCATGACATACATAAATCCATCTGTTGCAAGAGAAAGAGTATCGGGCCACAGCAATCGTGGGTCATAGACTAGGGTTTCCCATCTCTTATTATAATGATTAAGTCGAAGGATTGCATTATGCTCATAATTGGTCGAATATATATTTCCCTCAGAGTCTGATTCTAGGCCGTCTGATGCACCCCCTCTGTCACCATGATGGTAGACGGTTTCTGCTACCTCTATTTCTGATGCATCTCGATTGGCCAATAAGTCAGTTTTCACACTAAATAGACTGCGACTTCCAAGTGGACAGTAAAATATTCTTGATCCGTCTGAATTAATGGCAATACCATCTATTCCCATACTTGCACCTTGTCTGATAGTTCCATCAGATCTATGTTCTAAAAATGGCCTTCCTTCAACTAGTGGAAGAAATGTTTGAATGTCCTCTGCTTTAGTTGAAACGTGATCATTGAGTCGACGCCAGCTCTCCCCTGTTGCAAGATCGACTACGATTATTCCATTTGGTCCTTTCTGTGAAGAATCAGTGATAAACGCCATTCCTTCGTTTCCTCTGCGGAGATCAAATCGAATATCATTGAGATAAGTGGTTGGGAGGGCGACTGTTTGAGGAAAGAGAATTTTTTTTACTACTTTGTTTTTATCTAAGTTTACACAAATCAATTTCGGACCGCCATACTCTGTTGGCTTAAATAGCGGACTACCAGTATCGAGTATCCATAAGCAATTTACCGGGTCTACAACGACCGATTGCACAGATACCAAAGTTGACGCCTGATCCTCCTCATCTGTTTCATTTATTGATTCATTAGGATAAGCGATGGCTTGCCCATCTCGAATTTCTGCAACTGTAAATTTGACGTCGTCGCCCCATTTTGGAAAATTTACAAAAATTCTCCCATTGTGAGATACTGTCACCCCTGTTGGCATGGCACCATCAAAAAAAGCAACTGGTTCTAAAGCACCTAGAAATTGAGCTGAAGGCAATTCATGTGCAGGAATGCCATTTGATTCTGCCGGTGTTCCTTCTTTTCCGGCTCTTCTCGATGGAGTATTAATTGTCATGCATATTTAGTGATAACATCACTGAAATACCCCATCAAAATATCGGCACAATTGGTAACGTCTTTCAATGTATAACAGCATATCGAACCAGTCTAGATTTTTATGTTGGTAGGTATTCACAATCTTTGGTTATTCGTATATCCAATGGTTCACGAATCCGCACTCAAAGTATATTGGATATCTTACATAGCATGTGGCAGACGGCTAAAAAAAAGACGTGAATACTAGGGTCTTTAACGAATTGTCCTCTTTAGACTATATTTTCATGCAATCAAAATGAGCGTTATTCATCTATCCGATAAAATATTATCTATGTCGATATTCGATATTTAATAAAATACTTCCTTTTTTCTTTAAATATTGATTTCCTTGTATTTCTCTGTTGAAAGACTTTCGTTCTAGCAAATTGGGTGACGGTCCTATCAAACTTGATCCAAATCAAATTAATGATCTTTTATCAAAGACATTGATAGCAAATCTAGCTACGACTGATTCAGATGGGGGAATTCATATTGTTCCAATGTGGTTTAAAAAAATAGACAATGCTATTTACATTCCTACATCCAGTAAAACACATAAATACAAAAATCTGCTCCAAAGAGCCAATGCTTCGGTAATGATAGATATTTCTTTATCGGGTCTAAATTTCATAGGAGTTCTTATACGAGGTAAGGTACAGATCATTCGTGGAGATAAAGCCAAAGAACTTAACCGTTTGATTCATTTAAAATATATCAGGACTGAGGCTTTTGACAATCCAAATATTACGAATTATCTATCGACAGGTGATGATGTTACTATTGAACTATTTATTGAGAAATTAATTAGCTGGAACTTGGCAGATTCAAAGGCAGGAAAATCACTAAGAGAAGGTGGCTGGGCCAAACCCCTTGACCTGGAATGATATTTGTACGGGCAATATGATAAAATGAAATCAGATACTAGTTTAGCGACATATCTATTTACTTTATTTACCTGTCTTGTTAAGTTCCAGTTTGCGGTATACCAAAACTAAAGGTACATCCCTTCATGTCATGATTGTTTTTAGCCCAGATTCTGCCTCCATGAGCTTCAATTATCTTTTTGCATAAATACAG from Candidatus Nitrosocosmicus hydrocola carries:
- a CDS encoding PPOX class F420-dependent oxidoreductase; this translates as MSQKDNEQIDASLRNLFEDKNLAFVATIMKDGSPQITPTWVDIDNDNQILINTAVGRIKQKNVARDPRIAVSIADKNNPYHMVTVRGEVVDQITGEQAEKHIDKMAKKYLNKDKYPFGTPGEKRILLKVKPTKVGSM
- a CDS encoding pyridoxamine 5'-phosphate oxidase family protein codes for the protein MKDFRSSKLGDGPIKLDPNQINDLLSKTLIANLATTDSDGGIHIVPMWFKKIDNAIYIPTSSKTHKYKNLLQRANASVMIDISLSGLNFIGVLIRGKVQIIRGDKAKELNRLIHLKYIRTEAFDNPNITNYLSTGDDVTIELFIEKLISWNLADSKAGKSLREGGWAKPLDLE
- a CDS encoding SDR family oxidoreductase, with amino-acid sequence MNQKTAIVTGSSSGIGKEISLILARNGYNTFATMRNLDKASELKFIADSENLQSLHFEQLDVTNPNSVQDAITNINNKTGRIDILVNNAGYGLIGAFEDTSIDEVKDQYETNFFGLIRTTQAVLPIMRKQESGLIVNISSGVGRFGIPTLSSYASTKFALEGLTESMSYELEPFGIRTVLVEPGVIKTNFFNSTIVAKKSQDSNSPYHGFMRSMEKNFTELMKNNSSTPEYVAKVVLESITADNPKLRYLAGQDVEQWMDAKRKMTDEEFHNMFKQM
- a CDS encoding L-dopachrome tautomerase-related protein, with product MTINTPSRRAGKEGTPAESNGIPAHELPSAQFLGALEPVAFFDGAMPTGVTVSHNGRIFVNFPKWGDDVKFTVAEIRDGQAIAYPNESINETDEEDQASTLVSVQSVVVDPVNCLWILDTGSPLFKPTEYGGPKLICVNLDKNKVVKKILFPQTVALPTTYLNDIRFDLRRGNEGMAFITDSSQKGPNGIIVVDLATGESWRRLNDHVSTKAEDIQTFLPLVEGRPFLEHRSDGTIRQGASMGIDGIAINSDGSRIFYCPLGSRSLFSVKTDLLANRDASEIEVAETVYHHGDRGGASDGLESDSEGNIYSTNYEHNAILRLNHYNKRWETLVYDPRLLWPDTLSLATDGFMYVMANQLHRQARYNRGKDLRIKPYTLFRTRINAQPVLLR
- a CDS encoding zf-TFIIB domain-containing protein, which translates into the protein MECPRCYLEMQLSVKNNEEVSKCPGCEGLWLDAEIIDNIFDLSLERCDNYTENKVEETVPKNPPREKDYYFYKRPFNENANPDDVIGFE
- a CDS encoding sensor histidine kinase; this translates as MDSNGFLPENTMILEGVENGISYGTKIFHNAQKVLDIWSDKNGPSVAIEFPVYKDNFIKTRERGVKIRFIVEVTKDNLQYCKELINCVDELRHLDGLKGAMAVSESEFVATSVLKEKQYVTQFLYSNKKDIVEQQQYIFDTFWKHSVSADLKITELVEGHEPIKTEIIEDVNEISKRIIKLAETSNEMHISSTIGGMRLIYQNYFELYKNVMKKQRNGKHNGIRWMVSISSNEDIQLIQRFLDEGIKVRHTHHVPNPSFALSDKMLNSTIERMEDGVMVNNLLSSNDHLYLDHYNTIFEDSWHNAIDAEDRINDIQKGYYSSIKVIPNPKESLQLISDMRSLVKNEVLIIVPSENGILRIESSNGFEALNDIAMKGIKVKVLYAENSLKMHEYIDNVKSKCSFIQFRRLLSTFQHIMRITILDREKTILIEIKDDTKQDYTAAMGLSLLIDSKSTAQSYASVFDNLWNQSEMYEQLQMAYDNLKQHEIRQQEFIDIVAHELRGPLTPIIGLAEYIRDETINSDQKKLLNIVINNSKRLRLLIEKILDVTRIDGKLYTLEITKFSINQLIIDIIKQFENHIKESGNTLHFKYDNDFCNKDYLINADRVKIEQVISNLIENSIKFQSDKGAYIFLRIEQKELIGNTDLSTNKKPFVLVSVIDNGKGIDAEILPRLFTKFASKSFHGTGLGLYLSRNIIEAHGGKIWGTNNSNGKGGATFSFSLPLADSAQGLQLGR